In a genomic window of Thalassophryne amazonica chromosome 12, fThaAma1.1, whole genome shotgun sequence:
- the si:ch211-106k21.5 gene encoding leucine-rich repeat-containing protein 38 has protein sequence MCQLGVLMIFALLVRTGLVSGCFCPAAIALLDFPPEVPADVCCLNYSGSAFSHVPWSAFTNWTKLEILDLSDCNISSVGMSEAAGSTLREVYLSHNQLVSLPMDFLANESSLMVLDLGWNLLQELPKNFLQDSNNLKVLDLQGNQLRFLPRSVLQHPSLQRLELHGNPWDCSCSFMESLVESSWNNQTSKMQVLVGNITCVSPQNMAGRVVWSLSLSDVCRLPGLTVLFIVLPLLILSTLVICWWCGRKKKKKEMLAFSTSKKKASSANCNGQKHRPKPQPVFDHDKTGDLKTKGILKNQMVLHPASILLGSTKDISDEVQTKDSVESLHQASSHCSSSTDGKRGSQEPDAASKSDLDTVSVTEVMKDSADREKAYLTQSTEYYSLVPGINLEDSDQGEYESVDLS, from the coding sequence ATGTGCCAGTTGGGTGTGCTGATGATTTTTGCCTTGCTGGTGAGGACGGGACTGGTGTCTGGATGCTTTTGTCCAGCAGCCATCGCTTTGCTCGACTTTCCTCCTGAGGTTCCTGCTGATGTCTGTTGCTTGAACTATTCCGGCTCTGCTTTCAGCCATGTGCCGTGGTCTGCATTTACCAACTGGACGAAGCTGGAGATACTCGATCTTTCCGACTGTAACATCAGTTCTGTGGGGATGAGTGAGGCAGCCGGTTCCACACTGCGAGAGGTCTACTTAAGTCACAACCAACTAGTCTCACTGCCAATGGACTTTCTGGCTAATGAGTCCAGCCTGATGGTGCTAGATCTGGGCTGGAACCTTCTGCAGGAGCTACCTAAGAACTTTCTACAAGACTCCAACAACCTTAAGGTGTTGGATCTACAAGGGAACCAGCTGCGGTTTCTTCCACGCTCTGTGCTGCAGCATCCCAGTCTGCAGAGGTTGGAGCTGCATGGAAACCCCTGGGACTGTTCCTGCAGTTTCATGGAAAGTCTGGTGGAAAGCTCTTGGAATAATCAGACCTCCAAGATGCAGGTGCTTGTGGGAAACATCACTTGTGTCTCTCCCCAGAACATGGCTGGCAGGGTCGTGTGGTCGTTGAGCCTTAGTGACGTGTGCCGCCTGCCTGGCCTCACGGTGCTCTTCATTGTGCTGCCCCTTCTCATCCTCTCCACCTTAGTGATCTGTTGGTGGTGtggaaggaagaagaagaagaaggaaatgcTAGCTTTCAGCACTTCCAAGAAGAAGGCCTCCAGTGCCAACTGCAACGGGCAGAAGCATCGCCCAAAACCACAGCCTGTGTTTGATCACGACAAAACTGGGGACCTGAAGACCAAGGGGATCCTGAAGAACCAGATGGTGCTTCACCCAGCGTCCATCCTCCTGGGCAGCACCAAGGACATCAGTGATGAAGTCCAGACTAAGGACTCAGTGGAGTCCCTGCACCAGGCCTCATCACACTGTTCCAGCTCTACAGATGGCAAGCGGGGCTCCCAGGAACCCGATGCCGCCAGCAAGTCGGATCTGGACACAGTCAGTGTAACAGAAGTGATGAAAGACTCGGCTGACAGGGAGAAGGCTTATCTGACCCAGTCCACGGAATACTACAGCCTGGTGCCGGGGATCAACCTGGAGGACTCAGACCAGGGTGAGTATGAGAGTGTGGACCTCTCATGA